From Spirosoma aerolatum, one genomic window encodes:
- a CDS encoding hybrid sensor histidine kinase/response regulator transcription factor, with product MRNKRSKRISWVRWGLFMLTHSCFSLLYAQSRKLPVPDVLTEQQGLPQAFVPAIVQDQRGFIWLATLDGLCRFDGQQINVWQPTTQGRPSLSNAGVISIKPAQQGQLWVAGQRSIDLVDPVRQTFAHFSKQPFYRPFAEYRINDIYPDHQHRLWLLFTNQGIASIDLQTHRVISYRSEGRSPSTLASNQVRSILDDRRGTVWLATARGLQRLDAHTNRFTRYAQRGHSGVLAEDDLYGLHQRVNGHLLIVSRKYVMVLNPQTGQLRTFPLPQWVALQDVVRIATDSQGNDYIAYHDQVLRFNEQAGIQPLVFQPESWRSQSLLIDRSDVLWIGTTGAGVRIYNLQSTRFDTYPYTTNFYLDLLAHEFKVPRQQLRSLPTTASAYDFRYTLDRHQKLWFTLGTPFLYQLDLLTRRLTTSPLPAPLRPIDQRYPIALATDPQGQVWAIRDSVAMWQDAVTKRWQLFSHPVRPMVSRLNDKTTIFQAVIDDQALWLSTGSQGLYRVDRLTGRIRQFRHQPRDTTSLSTNTLFYLSGDPADPSTLWIGTFGGGVCRFDKRTGRCQRITQLNGLPNNVIYATIPDRSGSLWIATNQGVCRMDRRASKNRSMQTYNQRDGLLANEFNRFHVVHLPTDRIILGGLEGITAFDPAQLRKDTYQPAVELIDIQINNRPLSAAGRDSLPVQLLDTLDLDYRQNFLSVAFAALQFNNPAKLRYRYQLEGIDNQWVVASQPRAVYTNLSPGTYTLRLNTSNTSGIWSPHVRLLTVVIHPPWWKTWWAYLLYVATSLAVAGTLVRSYWQQQQAQQLKAVNELKTRFFSNITHEFRTPLTLILAPAQQLARNLQDPDDRRRLAIIDRNAHQLLQLVNQLLDLSKLDAGAMPVDESRGDLVQFIREIYQSFTAEAETKNIRFVYKPAELTTDYYFDAPKLERMLYNLIANALKFTPAGGHITIELTPAVTITVSDTGVGIPADQLPHIFDRFYQVDKASIGQPAGTGLGLTLVKELVERQNGTIRIRSEVGRGTTVSLALPYRPAPASPSVPVVAPARLSPEVADRSTESPVVLLVEDNDELAGFITESLPTSYQICRASQGADGLEQAIRLMPDLIISDVLMPIMDGYTFSQTIKADPRTSHIPLILLTAKSSHDSRLTGLRAGADEYLTKPFQIQELQLRVQNQLAQRHRLREWIRASLTQLPTANQAPSAATANPFLTSLYAVLEDHLDDASFGADELIAASHLSRMSLHRKLKALTSMPVGEFIRAYRLRRATDFLSQGYTSSETAYRVGFDSPAYFSKCFREAYQLTPTEFAAQINPANRQQME from the coding sequence TTGCGGAATAAGCGATCAAAACGGATCAGCTGGGTGCGCTGGGGGCTGTTTATGCTAACCCATAGCTGTTTTTCCTTGCTGTATGCGCAATCGAGGAAACTGCCTGTCCCTGACGTATTGACTGAGCAGCAGGGGCTGCCCCAAGCCTTTGTTCCGGCCATCGTACAGGATCAACGGGGATTTATCTGGCTGGCGACACTAGATGGTTTATGTCGCTTTGATGGCCAGCAGATCAACGTATGGCAACCCACTACCCAGGGGCGCCCGTCATTATCGAATGCCGGCGTGATCAGCATTAAACCCGCTCAGCAGGGGCAACTCTGGGTGGCAGGGCAACGTAGTATTGATTTAGTTGATCCCGTCCGGCAGACCTTTGCCCATTTTTCGAAGCAACCATTTTATCGTCCCTTTGCGGAGTATCGAATTAATGATATCTATCCCGATCATCAGCATCGGCTTTGGCTATTATTTACCAATCAGGGGATAGCCTCGATTGATTTACAAACGCACCGGGTTATTTCGTATCGCTCAGAGGGCCGTAGTCCGTCAACGCTAGCCAGCAACCAGGTCCGCTCGATTCTTGACGATCGACGGGGGACGGTCTGGCTAGCCACTGCCAGGGGGCTTCAGCGGTTGGATGCCCATACAAACCGCTTTACGCGCTATGCCCAGCGTGGTCATTCCGGCGTCCTGGCTGAAGACGATTTATATGGTCTTCACCAACGCGTGAATGGCCACCTTCTGATCGTCTCCAGAAAGTACGTTATGGTTTTAAACCCGCAAACGGGTCAACTGCGTACGTTTCCATTACCCCAGTGGGTTGCTCTGCAGGATGTGGTTCGAATCGCTACCGATAGTCAGGGAAACGATTACATCGCCTACCATGATCAGGTGCTCCGATTCAATGAGCAGGCCGGGATTCAGCCACTGGTCTTCCAACCGGAATCCTGGCGGAGCCAAAGTCTGCTGATTGACCGATCCGATGTGCTTTGGATCGGAACCACGGGTGCGGGAGTCCGTATCTATAACCTCCAATCGACCCGGTTTGATACCTATCCGTATACCACCAATTTTTACCTGGATTTGCTGGCCCATGAGTTCAAGGTGCCCAGGCAACAGCTCCGGTCGTTGCCCACCACAGCCTCCGCTTATGACTTCCGCTACACCCTTGATCGGCACCAGAAGTTATGGTTCACCCTGGGCACTCCTTTCTTGTATCAACTGGATCTACTGACCAGGCGGCTAACCACTAGCCCCCTTCCAGCTCCCTTGCGACCCATCGACCAGCGTTATCCGATTGCGCTGGCCACTGACCCGCAAGGACAGGTATGGGCCATACGCGATTCGGTCGCCATGTGGCAGGATGCCGTCACGAAACGCTGGCAATTGTTCTCGCACCCCGTAAGGCCCATGGTTTCGCGGCTCAACGATAAAACGACCATCTTTCAGGCGGTGATCGATGACCAGGCGCTTTGGCTGTCGACGGGATCGCAGGGGCTTTACCGGGTGGACCGCCTGACCGGCCGCATCCGTCAGTTTAGGCATCAACCCCGTGATACTACCTCGCTGAGTACCAATACGCTGTTCTATTTATCGGGTGATCCCGCTGATCCCTCGACGCTCTGGATTGGTACCTTTGGCGGAGGGGTGTGCCGGTTCGACAAACGGACAGGTCGCTGCCAACGAATTACCCAACTAAACGGGCTACCCAACAATGTTATTTACGCAACCATTCCCGATCGGAGCGGCAGCTTATGGATCGCCACTAATCAGGGAGTATGCCGGATGGATCGACGCGCCAGCAAAAACAGATCGATGCAAACCTATAACCAGCGGGATGGCCTACTGGCTAACGAGTTCAATCGCTTTCATGTTGTCCACTTGCCGACTGACCGAATCATACTAGGAGGGCTGGAGGGCATCACCGCCTTTGATCCGGCCCAACTCCGCAAGGATACCTATCAACCCGCTGTTGAGCTGATCGATATACAGATCAACAACCGACCGCTTAGCGCTGCCGGGCGGGACTCACTGCCTGTACAGTTACTGGATACGCTTGACCTGGATTATAGGCAGAATTTTCTGTCGGTAGCATTTGCGGCCCTGCAGTTTAATAACCCGGCTAAACTTCGTTACCGCTACCAACTTGAGGGGATTGATAACCAATGGGTTGTAGCCAGCCAGCCGCGGGCGGTTTACACCAATCTGAGTCCTGGAACGTATACGCTGCGACTCAATACGTCGAACACATCTGGAATCTGGAGCCCGCACGTCAGGTTACTAACGGTGGTGATTCACCCACCCTGGTGGAAAACCTGGTGGGCATACCTGCTCTACGTAGCCACCAGCTTAGCCGTAGCCGGAACACTGGTTCGGTCGTACTGGCAGCAACAGCAGGCCCAGCAACTGAAAGCTGTTAACGAGCTGAAAACCCGGTTCTTTTCGAACATCACCCACGAGTTTCGCACACCGCTCACCTTAATTCTGGCACCGGCCCAGCAGTTAGCACGGAACTTGCAGGACCCCGATGATCGTCGTCGGCTGGCGATCATCGATCGTAACGCGCATCAATTACTGCAACTGGTCAATCAGTTGCTGGACTTATCGAAGCTGGACGCCGGGGCCATGCCGGTCGACGAATCGCGAGGGGATCTGGTCCAGTTTATCCGGGAGATTTATCAGTCCTTTACCGCCGAGGCTGAAACCAAAAACATCCGATTCGTGTATAAACCGGCTGAGCTAACCACCGACTACTACTTTGACGCGCCCAAGCTGGAACGCATGCTGTATAATCTGATCGCGAATGCCCTCAAGTTTACCCCCGCCGGGGGGCACATTACCATTGAGCTCACGCCAGCGGTAACCATCACCGTTTCCGATACAGGTGTCGGCATTCCAGCCGATCAGCTCCCGCATATTTTTGATCGCTTTTATCAGGTTGATAAGGCCAGTATTGGCCAACCGGCCGGCACCGGCCTGGGCCTGACCCTGGTCAAGGAACTGGTTGAGCGGCAAAACGGGACGATTAGGATCCGCAGTGAAGTGGGCCGGGGCACCACCGTCTCCCTAGCCTTACCCTATCGGCCAGCTCCCGCTTCGCCATCGGTTCCCGTCGTTGCGCCTGCCCGGCTTTCCCCAGAGGTAGCGGATCGGTCTACCGAATCACCCGTAGTTCTTTTGGTGGAAGATAATGACGAGCTGGCCGGTTTTATCACCGAAAGCTTACCGACTTCCTACCAGATTTGCCGAGCTAGCCAGGGAGCGGATGGCCTTGAGCAGGCCATTCGACTCATGCCGGATCTGATCATCAGCGATGTACTGATGCCCATTATGGATGGGTACACCTTCAGCCAAACTATCAAGGCCGATCCACGAACCAGTCATATTCCCCTCATTCTGTTGACCGCCAAGTCATCTCACGACAGCCGCCTGACCGGCTTACGGGCGGGGGCTGACGAGTACCTCACCAAACCCTTCCAGATCCAGGAATTACAACTGCGGGTGCAAAACCAACTGGCCCAGCGGCATCGGTTACGGGAGTGGATCCGGGCGTCGCTGACCCAACTACCAACTGCCAACCAGGCACCATCCGCAGCCACAGCCAATCCGTTTCTAACTTCGCTGTATGCCGTACTGGAAGACCACCTGGACGATGCCTCGTTTGGGGCCGACGAGCTGATTGCCGCTTCCCACCTAAGCCGCATGAGCCTGCATCGTAAACTAAAAGCCTTAACCAGTATGCCAGTGGGAGAGTTTATTCGTGCCTACCGGCTTCGGCGAGCAACTGATTTTCTGAGCCAAGGCTACACCAGCTCAGAAACCGCCTACCGCGTCGGCTTTGATAGCCCCGCTTATTTTTCCAAATGCTTCCGGGAAGCTTACCAGCTTACCCCAACTGAGTTTGCCGCACAGATTAATCCGGCGAATCGGCAGCAGATGGAGTGA
- the istB gene encoding IS21-like element helper ATPase IstB → MNNNSLEKMRKMKMFGMFQAFKTSLESGQPIGYTIDEMIAYLIEAEWDDRQNRRIERQIVNARFRYKASIEELSYQTERNLDRNQLLRLADCNFIKRNETLLVTGSTGIGKSYIASALGHQACILGYRVLYASTPKLFARLKMAKADGSYLKELTRIERQQLLILDDFGLQPFDAQSRAALMEIIEDRHGKSSTIITSQLPVSKWHEVIGEKTIADAILDRLVHDAHRLELTGESMRRKRKPQVEISYQ, encoded by the coding sequence ATGAACAACAATAGCTTAGAGAAAATGCGTAAAATGAAGATGTTTGGCATGTTCCAGGCCTTCAAAACTAGTCTGGAAAGTGGCCAGCCCATCGGGTATACGATTGATGAGATGATCGCCTATCTGATTGAAGCTGAATGGGATGATCGACAGAATCGGCGGATCGAACGCCAGATTGTCAATGCCCGTTTCCGCTATAAAGCCTCTATTGAGGAACTCTCTTACCAAACGGAACGGAATCTGGACCGCAATCAATTGTTACGGTTAGCCGACTGCAACTTCATCAAACGCAATGAAACGTTGCTGGTTACGGGTAGTACCGGCATTGGCAAAAGCTATATCGCATCGGCGTTAGGTCATCAAGCCTGCATTCTGGGTTATCGGGTCCTGTATGCCAGTACGCCTAAACTATTTGCTCGGCTAAAAATGGCCAAAGCCGATGGATCGTATTTGAAAGAGTTAACTCGAATCGAGCGTCAACAACTACTGATACTGGACGACTTCGGGCTTCAGCCGTTTGATGCCCAGAGTCGGGCTGCGTTAATGGAAATCATCGAAGATCGGCATGGCAAGAGTTCGACCATTATCACCTCTCAACTACCGGTCAGCAAATGGCATGAAGTGATTGGGGAAAAAACCATTGCCGATGCTATCCTGGATCGGCTGGTACATGATGCACATCGGCTGGAGTTGACCGGCGAATCCATGCGCCGGAAACGGAAACCGCAAGTAGAAATCAGTTATCAATAA
- a CDS encoding SDR family oxidoreductase: MSKTIFITGASSGLGKATAILFQKKGWQVIATMRTPELANDLSRLDNLTLLPLDVTNTIQISQAVNQAISRGPVDVVFNNAGYGLSGPLEATTDEQLIRQINTNLIGVIRVTKAFIPYFREKGSGLFITTTSLGGLVGFPFSSLYHATKWGLEGWSESMAYELKSVNIGIKIIEPGAIQTDFISRSYDKAYHPAYNELFNRFFSNVDQVTFSPAETIAEIVYEAATDGKDQLRYLAGEDAKAIYGQRLQLGDEGFRHFMETAFLGK; this comes from the coding sequence ATGAGCAAGACAATTTTTATCACCGGCGCGTCCTCGGGTTTAGGGAAGGCCACAGCAATTTTATTCCAAAAGAAAGGATGGCAGGTAATCGCCACGATGCGTACGCCCGAGCTGGCAAATGATCTGAGTAGACTGGACAACTTAACTCTTTTACCGCTGGATGTAACAAATACCATCCAGATTAGTCAGGCGGTTAACCAGGCTATTTCCAGGGGGCCTGTAGATGTCGTTTTCAACAATGCCGGCTATGGCCTATCAGGACCGCTGGAAGCCACCACGGACGAGCAGTTGATCCGTCAGATCAATACGAATCTGATAGGGGTGATCCGAGTCACGAAGGCGTTTATTCCTTACTTCCGGGAAAAAGGCAGCGGGCTTTTCATTACAACCACCTCACTGGGCGGATTGGTTGGTTTTCCCTTTTCTTCGTTATACCATGCCACCAAATGGGGATTGGAAGGCTGGAGTGAAAGTATGGCTTATGAGCTGAAAAGCGTCAATATCGGCATTAAAATCATCGAGCCGGGAGCCATTCAAACGGATTTTATCAGTCGGTCTTACGATAAGGCGTATCATCCTGCTTACAATGAGCTGTTTAACCGCTTTTTTTCAAACGTTGACCAGGTCACCTTCAGCCCGGCCGAAACGATAGCTGAGATAGTCTACGAAGCCGCCACGGATGGGAAAGACCAATTGCGTTACTTGGCCGGAGAAGACGCCAAAGCGATCTACGGCCAACGCTTGCAGCTAGGGGATGAAGGATTCAGGCATTTTATGGAAACAGCGTTTTTAGGGAAATAA
- a CDS encoding IS3 family transposase — protein MGVSRSGFYRYQAGETYQPTVEKKKLAQSVEESFLAHFRRYGSRRLVEELRDQGHQVSPYQVQQLMRQQGLRAIQPRSFVPRATDSRHQGPFSPNWLLVAPLPTAPGLVLAGDITYIALGGGEWAYLAAWMDLFSRRIKGWQVEKHMEASLVHKALKQALLAYSIEEQAIVHRSGDPV, from the coding sequence ATGGGGGTTAGTCGGAGTGGATTTTATCGGTATCAGGCGGGTGAAACCTATCAACCCACTGTGGAAAAGAAAAAGCTGGCCCAATCAGTTGAAGAAAGCTTTCTTGCTCATTTTCGTCGCTACGGAAGCCGTCGATTAGTCGAAGAGCTTCGCGATCAAGGTCATCAAGTAAGCCCTTATCAGGTACAGCAACTCATGCGTCAACAGGGGTTACGAGCTATTCAGCCCCGTAGTTTTGTGCCGCGTGCCACCGATAGCCGCCACCAGGGGCCATTTAGCCCTAATTGGCTGCTGGTGGCTCCGTTGCCAACGGCTCCTGGATTAGTATTGGCAGGGGATATTACATACATTGCTTTAGGGGGTGGCGAATGGGCCTACCTGGCGGCCTGGATGGATCTGTTTAGCCGACGCATTAAAGGCTGGCAGGTAGAAAAACATATGGAAGCGTCCTTAGTCCACAAGGCACTCAAACAGGCATTGTTGGCTTATTCAATTGAGGAACAAGCGATTGTTCATCGCTCCGGCGACCCGGTCTGA
- a CDS encoding transposase, whose protein sequence is MTRTARAAPFKNEALRMIANGRSVLQVAQALGVGKNLLYRWRSQQESAMGLTKGKEKTDSPLVIENERLRHQVRQLEEERQILKKALAIFSRQT, encoded by the coding sequence ATGACCAGGACCGCTCGGGCGGCCCCGTTCAAAAACGAAGCCTTACGGATGATCGCCAACGGGCGTAGTGTACTTCAGGTTGCTCAGGCACTAGGGGTTGGGAAAAATTTACTCTATCGTTGGCGCAGTCAACAGGAATCGGCCATGGGCTTAACAAAGGGGAAAGAAAAAACAGATAGCCCACTAGTCATCGAAAATGAGCGATTGCGCCATCAAGTTCGCCAACTTGAAGAGGAACGGCAGATTTTAAAAAAAGCCTTAGCCATTTTCAGCCGTCAGACTTGA
- a CDS encoding TaqI-like C-terminal specificity domain-containing protein: MVSISEISIPKANKFLILFEKGTSNQKRKDIDAEKWLKLTYPAVYNHLITHKEKAQIRTDKGDYWWELRACDYYAEFDKPKIMYQVFQVRPAFIYDEQGLYCNNSMWIIPKADKGLFALLNSKLGWYLISNYCTAIQNGYQLIFQYFGQIPISQRLVDYQEPLNDLVNQILAAKAADPAADTSAPESEIDKLVYELYGLTDEEIAIVEGR, from the coding sequence ATGGTCTCTATCTCCGAAATCTCCATTCCTAAAGCAAATAAGTTTTTGATTCTGTTTGAGAAAGGCACTTCTAACCAAAAAAGGAAAGATATTGATGCAGAAAAATGGTTGAAATTAACTTATCCGGCTGTTTACAATCATTTGATTACACATAAAGAAAAAGCACAGATTAGAACCGACAAAGGGGATTATTGGTGGGAATTGCGAGCCTGCGATTACTATGCAGAGTTCGATAAGCCTAAAATTATGTATCAAGTGTTTCAAGTCAGACCAGCATTTATATATGACGAGCAAGGCTTATATTGTAATAATTCAATGTGGATAATTCCTAAAGCGGATAAAGGTTTATTTGCTCTATTGAACTCAAAACTAGGTTGGTATTTAATTTCAAACTATTGTACAGCGATTCAGAACGGTTACCAACTCATTTTTCAATACTTTGGTCAAATCCCAATTTCGCAACGGCTTGTTGATTATCAGGAGCCATTGAACGATTTAGTCAATCAAATTCTAGCCGCCAAAGCCGCCGATCCTGCTGCCGATACGTCAGCCCCGGAATCTGAAATTGATAAGTTGGTTTATGAGCTCTATGGCCTAACGGATGAGGAAATTGCGATAGTGGAGGGGAGGTAA
- a CDS encoding IS3 family transposase, translating to MTTPLCRAAGAESCWSRLKAELIQDGIFQNLGDARTELFEYIECYYNRKRKHSSFGYKSHEQFENEYYLNLSKTKY from the coding sequence ATGACAACGCCTTTATGCCGGGCGGCCGGTGCCGAGTCTTGTTGGTCGAGATTGAAGGCTGAGTTGATTCAGGATGGTATTTTTCAGAATCTTGGGGACGCCCGTACCGAGTTATTTGAGTACATTGAATGCTACTATAATCGGAAACGGAAGCACTCATCATTTGGCTACAAAAGCCATGAACAGTTTGAAAATGAGTATTATCTAAATTTGTCAAAAACTAAGTACTAA
- a CDS encoding helix-turn-helix domain-containing protein produces MKNKLNRPTTIRTPVDLHQLLDLPRPSHPLVSLFDNTQTLVNKGLLPQTFLFDFYTISYKKRLKGRTGYGQNYYDFDDGTMVFTAPGQLISTEGDANYFGISLLFHPDYIRNHPLGRRIRQYGFFSYESNEALHLSEPEQKTILTILGNIEEELKRSLDDFSQDILISLLEALLNYSNRFYKRQFITRKTVNHELLTKLEKQLDDYFLAEQGLQTGLLTVENLAAQVHVSPRYLSDMLRTLIGQNAQQYIHQKMVEKAKDYLSGTDMTVSEIAYRLGFDYPQSFNKLFKKKTSLTPIEFKQNFHPN; encoded by the coding sequence ATGAAAAACAAGTTGAATCGCCCCACTACCATTCGTACACCCGTTGACTTGCATCAGTTACTGGACTTACCAAGGCCTTCCCATCCCTTGGTAAGTCTGTTTGATAATACGCAGACCCTCGTCAATAAAGGCCTATTACCTCAGACATTTCTCTTCGATTTCTATACAATTTCGTACAAGAAACGGCTAAAAGGACGAACAGGCTATGGACAGAATTACTACGATTTTGACGATGGCACCATGGTCTTTACAGCACCTGGCCAATTGATTTCGACCGAAGGGGATGCCAACTATTTTGGTATTTCACTGCTTTTTCACCCCGATTACATCAGAAACCATCCGCTAGGTCGGCGCATCAGGCAGTACGGTTTCTTTTCGTACGAAAGTAATGAAGCCCTGCATCTCTCGGAGCCAGAACAGAAAACGATATTGACGATTTTAGGGAACATAGAGGAAGAACTGAAACGCAGCCTGGACGATTTCAGTCAGGATATCCTTATCTCGCTACTTGAGGCCTTACTCAATTACAGTAATCGGTTTTATAAACGGCAGTTCATTACCCGTAAAACGGTCAACCACGAACTATTGACCAAACTAGAAAAGCAACTGGACGACTATTTCCTGGCTGAACAGGGGTTACAAACTGGCTTGCTGACAGTCGAAAACCTTGCTGCTCAGGTTCATGTATCTCCCCGCTATCTGAGTGACATGCTCCGCACGCTTATCGGACAGAATGCGCAACAATACATTCACCAGAAAATGGTTGAAAAAGCAAAGGACTATTTGTCGGGAACGGATATGACCGTCAGCGAAATAGCTTATCGGTTGGGATTTGACTATCCCCAGTCGTTTAATAAACTCTTCAAAAAGAAAACGAGCTTAACCCCAATTGAATTTAAGCAAAACTTTCACCCGAATTAA
- the istA gene encoding IS21 family transposase, whose amino-acid sequence MANSTISMSKIRHIFRLFSQGRSKLSIATQIGVSRNTVKRYLTALAASGLTYEDIRTLTDKDLEDLFGKTPEPKPDPRLTILQAYLPQVDKELKRKGVTRLMLWEAYRNDHSDGFHYTQFCFYYNQWKARVQPVMHLDHKAGDKLFVDFAGVKLSLVDLTTGEEKPVEVFIAILGASQLTYVQAVMSQQKEDFIAACENALHYCGGVPAAIVPDNLKTAVTKSSRFEPTLNETFADFADHYGTTILPTRAYRPRDKALVEGAVKIVYNRIYAPLRKQRFHSLTELNEAILALLEQHNSRPMKGRNYSRRLQFDEVEREVLAPLPLLRYEFKKQSHATVMKNGHVCLGADKHYYSVPYRYVGRKVKLLYSSSTVEIFVRYQRVALHRRQYRPYSYTTDKEHLAATHRFVTDWSPERFVDWAADIHEDVRLYILKVMERRQHPEQAYRSCMGILSLASKVGKERLTNACRRALGFGLYNYKTIQAILEKGMDNYDEDELLAEQPTMPTHENIRGENYYQ is encoded by the coding sequence ATGGCTAACTCGACAATCAGCATGAGCAAGATTCGACACATCTTTCGGCTATTTAGCCAGGGACGTAGCAAACTCTCCATCGCCACCCAAATTGGTGTTTCCCGGAACACTGTCAAGCGTTATTTGACCGCCCTGGCCGCTAGTGGACTTACCTATGAAGATATCCGTACCCTGACCGACAAGGATCTGGAAGACTTATTTGGCAAGACCCCTGAGCCCAAGCCCGATCCACGCTTGACTATTCTGCAAGCTTACCTGCCTCAGGTCGATAAAGAACTCAAACGAAAGGGAGTCACTCGACTGATGTTGTGGGAAGCTTACCGCAATGACCATTCTGATGGCTTTCACTACACCCAGTTCTGTTTTTACTATAACCAATGGAAGGCTCGGGTACAACCCGTGATGCATCTGGATCATAAAGCAGGCGACAAACTATTTGTCGATTTCGCGGGTGTTAAGTTGAGTCTAGTCGATTTAACAACGGGGGAAGAAAAGCCCGTTGAAGTCTTCATCGCCATTCTAGGCGCTAGTCAACTGACCTATGTGCAGGCGGTAATGAGTCAGCAAAAAGAAGACTTCATTGCGGCTTGCGAAAACGCGCTGCACTATTGTGGGGGTGTACCAGCCGCCATCGTTCCCGACAATCTCAAAACGGCCGTCACCAAAAGCAGTCGCTTTGAACCGACTCTGAATGAGACGTTTGCCGACTTTGCCGACCACTACGGCACTACTATTTTACCCACCCGAGCTTATCGACCACGGGATAAAGCCCTGGTCGAAGGGGCGGTCAAGATTGTCTATAATCGGATCTATGCACCGCTACGAAAACAGCGCTTTCACTCATTAACCGAGCTCAATGAGGCTATACTAGCTCTCTTAGAGCAACATAATAGCCGACCCATGAAAGGGCGCAACTATAGTCGTCGACTTCAATTTGACGAAGTTGAACGCGAAGTACTCGCACCTTTACCCCTGCTACGCTACGAGTTCAAAAAGCAATCCCATGCCACAGTGATGAAAAATGGGCATGTGTGTTTAGGGGCTGATAAGCACTATTATAGTGTACCCTATCGCTACGTTGGCCGAAAGGTCAAACTGCTTTATTCCAGCTCTACGGTGGAGATTTTTGTCCGCTATCAACGCGTGGCCCTACATCGACGGCAATATCGTCCCTACAGTTACACCACCGACAAAGAACATCTGGCCGCTACTCATCGCTTCGTAACGGATTGGTCGCCCGAGCGTTTTGTCGACTGGGCGGCTGATATCCACGAGGATGTGCGGCTCTACATCCTCAAAGTGATGGAACGTCGTCAGCATCCTGAACAGGCCTATCGCTCCTGTATGGGCATCCTGAGTCTGGCCAGTAAGGTAGGCAAAGAGCGGCTCACCAACGCCTGTCGGCGGGCGTTAGGCTTCGGCCTCTACAACTACAAAACCATCCAGGCCATCTTGGAAAAGGGGATGGATAACTATGATGAAGACGAACTTCTAGCTGAACAACCCACCATGCCTACTCACGAGAACATCCGCGGAGAGAACTACTATCAATAA
- the darT gene encoding type II toxin-antitoxin system toxin DNA ADP-ribosyl transferase DarT: MFCRRAIPADPNYIFIGDNQLTQDRHDHPIPLDNYGNLGDYVPFYFGPLSPMLLNIKTGHRGITKRPQEEIIYISCKVDSIVKAGLRFVFTDGQAKDRLTVFYQSLNDLDKIDWDVVKAKYWYNAEDDWDRQRRKQAEFLVYEKVTANLIDAIVVFNKEKADFVNGLLNQEGRSIRVHINPDNRFYY; the protein is encoded by the coding sequence ATGTTTTGCCGCCGGGCTATTCCAGCAGACCCCAATTATATCTTCATTGGCGATAATCAACTAACTCAGGATAGACATGATCACCCGATACCACTGGATAACTACGGCAATTTGGGTGACTACGTACCGTTCTATTTTGGCCCTCTATCGCCAATGTTATTGAACATTAAAACGGGGCATAGGGGCATTACAAAACGACCACAGGAGGAAATAATTTACATAAGCTGCAAAGTAGACAGTATAGTAAAGGCCGGGCTACGTTTTGTATTTACCGATGGACAGGCCAAAGACAGGCTGACCGTCTTTTATCAATCGCTCAACGATTTAGATAAGATAGATTGGGACGTTGTCAAAGCAAAATATTGGTACAATGCAGAAGACGATTGGGACAGACAACGACGTAAACAGGCTGAATTTCTTGTTTATGAGAAAGTTACGGCAAACCTGATTGATGCAATTGTTGTTTTCAATAAGGAAAAAGCTGATTTTGTAAACGGGCTATTGAACCAGGAAGGGCGTTCCATTCGCGTACATATCAACCCCGATAACAGGTTTTACTACTAA